A single Prevotella sp. E15-22 DNA region contains:
- the rsmD gene encoding 16S rRNA (guanine(966)-N(2))-methyltransferase RsmD, which produces MRIITGKYKGRHFEVPRSFKARPTTDFAKENIFNVLTQYIDFEEATALDLFSGTGSISLELMSRGCQQVISVEMDRDHHRFICECIKKLGDDSCIPLRADVFRFIKSCHQQFDFIFADPPYALKDLPKIPDLVFEKGILKEDGIFVFEHGKDHDFSAHPHFVEHRSYGSVNFSLFTSKAKVNA; this is translated from the coding sequence ATGAGAATCATTACAGGAAAATATAAAGGACGACATTTCGAGGTTCCGCGCTCGTTTAAGGCGCGGCCTACAACAGATTTTGCCAAAGAAAACATTTTTAATGTACTGACGCAGTATATCGACTTCGAGGAAGCTACAGCGTTAGACTTATTCTCTGGCACAGGCAGCATCTCCTTGGAGCTCATGTCACGTGGTTGCCAACAGGTAATCAGCGTCGAGATGGACCGCGATCATCACCGCTTCATCTGTGAGTGCATTAAGAAGTTGGGCGACGATAGTTGTATCCCTCTGCGTGCCGATGTTTTCCGATTCATAAAAAGCTGTCACCAGCAGTTCGACTTTATCTTTGCCGACCCTCCCTATGCCTTGAAGGACTTACCAAAGATTCCTGATCTTGTGTTTGAGAAAGGAATTTTGAAGGAGGACGGCATTTTCGTATTTGAGCACGGCAAAGATCATGACTTCTCAGCGCATCCGCACTTTGTGGAGCACAGAAGCTATGGCAGTGTCAATTTCAGTTTGTTTACATCAAAGGCGAAAGTAAACGCATAA
- a CDS encoding DUF3822 family protein: MPEITSNKQRLTIRIGRNSMSFSQVAENEKDVIYEPYVIKSGVSMAANLREAFKTADLLLDPPARVRVVLDSDVLMVPVELFDEKDIDKMYSHTFPKKEQDIVCYNVLPDLNAVAVFAMNKDLRLVIDDHFKDVKVITAISPVWRHLHQRSYTGTRHKLYGYFHEKRLDIFSFQQNRFKFCNTFEASRANDSLYFLLYVWKQLRLQPEYDELHIVGEIPEKEWLQAELKKFLQNAYIINPSADFNRHAITEIKGMPYDLQTLYIKGR; encoded by the coding sequence ATGCCAGAAATAACAAGCAACAAGCAACGACTCACCATCCGCATAGGGCGCAACTCTATGTCGTTCTCGCAGGTGGCGGAGAATGAGAAAGACGTCATCTACGAACCGTATGTCATCAAAAGCGGTGTGTCGATGGCGGCCAATCTTCGTGAGGCGTTTAAGACAGCTGACCTGCTGTTGGACCCACCCGCCAGAGTAAGGGTGGTGCTCGACTCTGACGTGCTGATGGTGCCAGTGGAACTGTTTGACGAGAAGGACATCGACAAGATGTATAGTCACACCTTCCCCAAGAAAGAGCAGGACATCGTGTGCTATAATGTGTTGCCCGACCTCAATGCAGTGGCGGTATTTGCGATGAACAAGGACTTGCGACTGGTTATCGACGACCATTTCAAGGATGTGAAGGTTATCACGGCCATCTCACCAGTATGGCGTCATCTGCATCAGCGTAGCTATACCGGCACGCGCCACAAATTGTATGGCTATTTTCACGAGAAGCGCCTCGACATCTTCAGTTTCCAGCAAAACAGGTTTAAGTTCTGCAACACCTTCGAGGCGAGTCGTGCCAACGATTCACTCTATTTCCTGCTCTATGTATGGAAACAATTGCGCCTGCAGCCCGAGTACGACGAGTTGCATATCGTAGGCGAAATACCAGAAAAGGAATGGCTGCAGGCAGAACTGAAGAAATTCTTGCAGAACGCCTATATCATCAATCCCTCGGCCGACTTCAACCGTCATGCTATCACTGAGATTAAAGGCATGCCTTACGATTTACAGACACTGTATATCAAGGGAAGGTGA
- a CDS encoding ATP-dependent RecD-like DNA helicase: MIQDELINRLRTSLGHIPTVEQESAIQHFVQFLTDRDERTVFVLRGSAGTGKTTLAAAVVRTLKALQQKLVLMAPTGRAAKVFSGYAGHAAYTIHRRIYRQKTAGDLSAFSLNINQNTETLFMVDEASMISNQGFSDTFGTGRLLDDLIQFVYSGRNCRLVLVGDVAQLPPVGEDESPALMTDILRSYGLSIYECDLNEVLRQAEDSGILWNATEVRGMMDDGSWMTEEGDCQLPKIRFDGFDDIQVMPGDELIESLATSYSRVGVDDTMVVTRSNKRANIYNQGIRNTVLDREDELCTGDRIMIVKNNYYWTEQSKEIPFIANGDIAIVRRVRHVHELYGFRFAEVTMTLPDYDDFELTATVLLDTLTSEAPALTREQQQQLFDKVMEDYMDVPYKSDRLKKIKQDKYYNALQIKFAYAATCHKTQGGQWAHVYIDQGYVTDDMLGPDYFHWLYTALTRATEKVFLVNWPKNQITNNKEE; the protein is encoded by the coding sequence ATGATTCAGGACGAACTCATAAATAGGCTACGGACAAGTCTGGGACATATACCCACGGTTGAGCAGGAGAGTGCCATACAACACTTTGTTCAGTTTCTCACCGATCGCGATGAGCGTACGGTGTTTGTGCTCCGTGGCTCGGCAGGTACGGGTAAGACCACGTTGGCTGCGGCAGTGGTGCGTACTCTCAAGGCTCTGCAGCAGAAACTCGTGCTGATGGCCCCTACGGGACGTGCCGCCAAGGTGTTCTCTGGCTATGCTGGTCATGCGGCCTACACCATACACCGTCGCATTTATCGTCAGAAAACGGCTGGCGACCTCTCAGCTTTCAGTCTGAACATCAACCAAAACACAGAGACCCTCTTCATGGTCGACGAGGCCTCAATGATTAGTAACCAAGGCTTTTCTGATACCTTTGGCACAGGTCGTTTGCTCGATGACCTCATCCAGTTTGTCTATAGCGGCCGCAACTGCAGACTGGTGCTGGTGGGCGATGTGGCTCAGCTCCCCCCTGTGGGCGAGGATGAGAGTCCTGCCCTGATGACCGACATACTGCGCAGTTATGGACTTTCTATTTATGAATGCGACCTCAACGAAGTGCTGCGTCAAGCCGAGGATTCAGGCATTCTGTGGAATGCAACGGAGGTGAGAGGGATGATGGATGATGGAAGCTGGATGACGGAAGAAGGAGATTGCCAATTGCCTAAGATTCGATTTGATGGCTTTGACGATATCCAAGTGATGCCTGGCGACGAGCTTATCGAGAGTCTGGCTACCAGTTACAGTAGGGTGGGTGTGGACGACACGATGGTGGTGACACGAAGTAACAAACGGGCGAATATCTATAATCAAGGCATTCGCAATACAGTGCTCGACCGTGAAGACGAACTCTGCACAGGCGACCGCATCATGATTGTGAAGAACAATTATTACTGGACAGAGCAGTCGAAGGAGATTCCTTTTATAGCCAACGGTGACATTGCTATCGTTCGACGCGTACGTCATGTTCACGAACTCTATGGCTTCCGTTTTGCCGAGGTGACGATGACTTTGCCCGACTATGACGATTTCGAACTTACTGCTACCGTCTTGCTCGATACATTGACTAGTGAGGCGCCAGCACTGACGCGCGAACAACAACAGCAATTGTTTGATAAGGTGATGGAGGATTATATGGATGTGCCCTATAAGTCGGACCGCCTTAAGAAAATCAAGCAAGACAAATATTATAACGCCCTGCAGATTAAGTTTGCCTATGCGGCTACCTGTCATAAGACGCAGGGCGGACAGTGGGCGCACGTCTATATCGATCAAGGCTATGTCACTGAC